From the genome of Papaver somniferum cultivar HN1 chromosome 2, ASM357369v1, whole genome shotgun sequence, one region includes:
- the LOC113351942 gene encoding trans-resveratrol di-O-methyltransferase-like, producing the protein MDLSSLVDALSLQSARTDPLNSLMRFMIHSGFFATQSLAENQEQQGYVLTTTSILLVKANANTMSYVVLSMIDPFMVSSLHSLSTWFQGSESNPFVAAHGMTLWNMLERNPESGKNFHDSMLEHSRT; encoded by the coding sequence ATGGATCTCTCTAGCCTCGTTGATGCTCTTTCTCTACAATCGGCAAGAACTGATCCTTTGAATAGCTTAATGCGCTTTATGATTCATTCAGGATTCTTTGCAACACAAAGCCTTGCCGAAAATCAAGAACAACAAGGTTATGTACTGACAACAACTTCAATACTTTTAGTAAAAGCTAATGCCAACACAATGTCATATGTTGTTCTCTCAATGATTGATCCTTTCATGGTATCATCTTTGCATTCCTTAAGCACTTGGTTTCAGGGCAGTGAATCCAATCCATTTGTGGCTGCTCACGGTATGACCTTATGGAATATGTTGGAGCGAAATCCTGAATCTGGCAAGAACTTCCATGATTCCATGTTGGAGCATTCCCGCACCTAG